A single genomic interval of Candidatus Omnitrophota bacterium harbors:
- a CDS encoding sigma-54 dependent transcriptional regulator, producing MTNIPKPPRILIADDQADVLTALRLLLKSEGFSIHEAQSPQAALKAAEEEDFDVVLMDMNYTRDTTSGEEGLDLLRRLRELDDALSVVVITGWGSIELAVEAMKRGARDFIQKPWENARLLTVLRTQTELSRALRDGKRLQAVNQALGGEKSSDMIAMSPAMKTVLEIMERVAPTDVHVLILGENGTGKGVAARALHAASRRADKPLITVNAGGLSQGVFASELFGHVKGAFTDAKCDRAGRFELADGGTIFLDEIANIPLSEQAKLLRVLETGEFERVGSSKTRRVDVRILSATNANLQAEADAGRFRQDLLFRLNTVEIELPPLRERPEDIHALALHFLKRYSQRYRKHIAHIQDDALELLQTYRWPGNVRELDHAIERAVLMAKKSFIQIGDLSLRAEGGSEHSLMDMSLEEVECFLIKKTMARHSGNVSHTAKALGMSRPALYRRLEKYGF from the coding sequence ATGACGAACATTCCAAAACCGCCCCGGATTCTTATCGCTGACGATCAAGCGGACGTGCTGACCGCTTTGCGCCTTTTGTTGAAGAGCGAGGGTTTTTCCATCCACGAGGCGCAATCGCCGCAAGCGGCTTTGAAGGCAGCGGAAGAAGAGGATTTCGACGTCGTCCTGATGGACATGAACTATACGCGCGACACCACCTCCGGCGAGGAGGGCTTAGACTTGCTGCGGCGGCTGCGCGAGTTGGACGACGCCCTTTCCGTGGTGGTCATTACCGGCTGGGGCAGCATCGAACTGGCGGTGGAGGCGATGAAGCGCGGGGCGCGCGATTTCATCCAGAAGCCATGGGAGAATGCGCGGCTGCTCACCGTTCTCCGGACGCAAACGGAATTGAGCCGCGCTTTGCGCGATGGTAAGCGCCTGCAAGCCGTTAACCAGGCGCTGGGCGGCGAGAAGAGTTCCGATATGATCGCCATGTCGCCCGCTATGAAGACGGTATTGGAAATCATGGAGCGCGTCGCGCCTACCGACGTCCATGTATTGATTCTCGGCGAAAACGGGACGGGCAAGGGCGTCGCCGCCAGGGCGCTTCACGCCGCATCGAGACGCGCCGACAAGCCGTTGATTACGGTCAACGCCGGCGGGCTTTCTCAGGGCGTGTTCGCCAGCGAGTTGTTCGGCCATGTCAAGGGAGCGTTTACCGACGCCAAATGCGACCGGGCGGGGCGATTCGAACTAGCCGACGGAGGCACTATCTTTTTGGATGAAATCGCCAATATTCCCCTTAGCGAGCAAGCCAAACTGCTGCGGGTTCTGGAAACGGGCGAGTTCGAGCGAGTTGGTTCGTCAAAAACCCGGCGCGTTGATGTCCGCATTCTTTCCGCCACTAACGCCAATTTGCAGGCTGAGGCGGACGCGGGCCGCTTCCGGCAGGATTTGCTATTTCGCCTGAATACGGTGGAAATCGAACTGCCGCCGCTGCGGGAGCGGCCTGAAGATATTCACGCGCTGGCGCTGCATTTTCTCAAACGCTACTCCCAACGCTACCGCAAGCATATTGCGCATATTCAAGACGATGCGCTGGAACTATTGCAAACGTACCGCTGGCCGGGAAACGTCCGCGAATTGGATCACGCCATCGAACGCGCGGTATTGATGGCGAAGAAGAGTTTTATTCAAATCGGCGATTTATCCTTACGCGCCGAAGGCGGAAGCGAGCACAGTCTGATGGACATGAGTTTGGAAGAAGTCGAATGCTTTTTGATAAAAAAAACGATGGCGCGGCATAGCGGCAACGTCAGCCACACCGCTAAGGCGCTGGGCATGAGCCGTCCGGCGCTGTATCGCCGATTGGAAAAGTATGGCTTTTGA
- a CDS encoding ATP-binding protein has protein sequence MAFEDSIYSQKSTSRPHNPSAKRRMPYETRLLLLALGAGLPGSAFSLILIWTGGYSLKVELTVTLFVILFWFGFALAAQESIVTTLRTLSNLLAAFHEGDYSLRAIQGSCDDVLREVASEINVLGNVLRQQRLSAVEAASLLRKVMDEIDVAVMAFDEDSKLRLVNQRAQQLLNKPVEALLGRTSDELGAAKTLEGEAPRLIELSMPGAVGRWELRRGEFRLQGKPHRLIVLSDLTRALREEERQAWKRLVQVLRHEINNSLAPIHSLADSLRALMARERRPEDWEEDLRQGLDVIRDRSEGLNRFMASYSRLTKLPKPRFTPVDVAEWAQRAVNLEPHPAVVIDPGPPVLILADKDQLDQALINLIKNAVEAVQEAEGRVRLTWSVLAKPSPHVEIIVEDEGSGILNPENLFVPFFTTKPQGSGLGLMISRQIAEAHNGALTLENRRGRSGCIARLRLPIQR, from the coding sequence ATGGCTTTTGAAGATTCCATCTATTCTCAAAAATCCACTAGCCGCCCGCACAATCCAAGCGCGAAGCGGCGCATGCCCTACGAAACGCGCCTTTTGCTGCTGGCGCTGGGCGCGGGGCTTCCCGGCTCGGCGTTTTCCCTGATTCTGATTTGGACGGGCGGTTACAGCCTCAAGGTGGAATTGACCGTCACGCTGTTTGTGATTCTCTTTTGGTTCGGATTCGCGCTGGCGGCGCAAGAGAGCATTGTTACGACGCTGCGCACTTTATCCAATCTGTTGGCCGCTTTTCACGAAGGCGATTACTCCCTGCGCGCCATTCAAGGAAGTTGCGACGACGTTTTGCGCGAGGTAGCCTCGGAAATCAACGTACTCGGCAACGTGCTGCGCCAGCAGCGTTTAAGCGCCGTCGAAGCCGCCTCCTTGCTGCGCAAAGTGATGGACGAAATCGACGTGGCGGTAATGGCGTTCGACGAGGATTCCAAACTGCGCCTGGTCAATCAAAGAGCGCAACAGCTGCTGAACAAGCCCGTGGAAGCGTTGTTGGGACGCACATCCGATGAATTAGGAGCGGCGAAAACGTTGGAAGGCGAAGCGCCGCGCCTCATCGAACTATCCATGCCCGGCGCCGTTGGACGCTGGGAATTGCGGCGCGGAGAGTTTCGTTTGCAGGGGAAGCCGCATCGGCTGATCGTGCTCTCCGATCTCACCCGCGCTCTGCGCGAGGAAGAGCGGCAAGCGTGGAAGCGGCTAGTGCAGGTGCTGCGCCATGAGATCAACAACTCCCTGGCGCCGATTCATTCGCTGGCCGACAGCCTGCGCGCGCTCATGGCTCGCGAGAGGCGTCCGGAGGATTGGGAAGAAGACTTGCGGCAAGGGCTTGACGTGATCCGCGACCGTTCCGAAGGTCTCAACCGCTTCATGGCCTCCTACAGCCGTCTGACCAAATTGCCCAAACCGCGTTTTACGCCCGTGGATGTGGCGGAATGGGCGCAGCGGGCGGTCAACCTCGAACCCCATCCCGCCGTCGTTATCGATCCCGGCCCGCCGGTTCTCATCTTGGCGGATAAAGATCAACTCGATCAGGCTTTGATTAACCTCATCAAAAACGCGGTGGAAGCGGTTCAAGAGGCGGAGGGCAGAGTACGCCTCACCTGGTCGGTTCTTGCCAAGCCTTCGCCTCATGTGGAAATCATCGTGGAAGACGAGGGGAGCGGCATATTGAATCCCGAAAATCTATTCGTTCCCTTCTTTACCACGAAGCCGCAGGGATCGGGTTTAGGGCTTATGATCAGCCGCCAGATCGCCGAAGCCCACAACGGCGCCTTGACGCTCGAAAACCGCCGCGGCCGTTCCGGCTGCATCGCCCGGCTGCGTCTGCCGATCCAGAGATAA